One Citricoccus sp. K5 DNA window includes the following coding sequences:
- a CDS encoding MFS transporter: MGATNILSGKKRILASAFAGTTIEWYDFYLYGTAAALIFNVQFFPMATELGGIVASFATLAVGVIARPLGGIIAGHLGDRIGRKALLVASLVLMGVASTLIGLMPTFEVIGWWAVVGLVFLRILQGLSAGAEWGGSALLSVEHAPARHRGFFGSFTQIGSSAGMLLATGAFFIMQNIMSAEQFAAFGWRIPFLLSALLVAVGLWIRLGVADAPEFLEHQASGNVAKAPLKELLVHHRRPLLVTIGLRLAQNAIYYLVTVYMLTYLRDVRGDSASGVTAVMVASAIGLFSTPFWGWLSDRIGRRIMSAAAYAAIGVFGWVLFAFLDAGPLAFLPLVVILGINVIHDAIYGPQAAWFAEQFPVHVRYSGVSLGYQVGTVLGGGLMPMIAALLFAAGGEAPWLIAGYLTVLSVISVAAALAAKDPASQQRGTELTDLHAVPVAGDPALSPEHQASVGTTAGTATDPDRPTERTSERTTV, from the coding sequence ATGGGCGCCACGAACATCCTCTCCGGCAAGAAGCGGATCCTGGCCTCCGCCTTCGCCGGCACCACCATCGAGTGGTACGACTTCTACCTCTACGGCACGGCTGCGGCGCTGATCTTCAACGTCCAGTTCTTCCCGATGGCCACCGAACTCGGCGGCATCGTCGCCTCCTTCGCGACCCTCGCCGTCGGGGTGATCGCCCGGCCGCTCGGCGGGATCATCGCAGGCCACCTGGGGGACCGGATCGGCCGCAAGGCGCTGCTCGTGGCGTCCCTGGTGCTGATGGGGGTGGCCTCCACCCTGATCGGGCTGATGCCCACCTTCGAGGTCATCGGCTGGTGGGCCGTCGTCGGGCTAGTGTTCCTGCGGATCCTCCAGGGCCTGTCCGCCGGGGCCGAATGGGGCGGTTCGGCGCTGCTGAGCGTGGAGCACGCTCCCGCACGGCACCGCGGCTTCTTCGGATCCTTCACCCAGATCGGCTCCTCCGCCGGCATGCTGCTGGCCACCGGCGCGTTCTTCATCATGCAGAACATCATGAGCGCCGAGCAGTTCGCCGCCTTCGGCTGGCGCATCCCGTTCCTGCTCTCCGCCCTCCTGGTGGCCGTGGGCCTGTGGATCCGGCTCGGCGTGGCCGATGCCCCGGAGTTCCTGGAGCACCAGGCCTCGGGCAACGTGGCCAAGGCACCCCTGAAGGAGCTGCTGGTCCATCACCGGCGGCCACTGCTGGTCACCATCGGCCTGCGCCTGGCCCAGAACGCCATCTACTACCTCGTCACCGTGTACATGCTGACCTACCTGAGAGATGTCCGCGGGGACAGTGCCTCGGGCGTGACGGCGGTGATGGTGGCCTCGGCCATCGGCCTGTTCTCCACGCCGTTCTGGGGCTGGCTGTCCGACCGGATCGGCCGCCGAATCATGTCCGCGGCCGCCTACGCCGCCATCGGGGTCTTCGGCTGGGTCCTCTTCGCCTTCCTCGACGCCGGCCCGCTCGCCTTCCTGCCCCTCGTGGTGATCCTGGGCATCAACGTCATCCATGACGCGATCTACGGGCCGCAGGCGGCCTGGTTCGCCGAGCAGTTCCCCGTCCACGTCCGGTACTCGGGCGTGAGCCTGGGCTACCAGGTCGGCACCGTCCTGGGCGGCGGGCTGATGCCGATGATCGCCGCCCTGCTGTTCGCCGCCGGCGGGGAGGCCCCGTGGCTGATCGCCGGGTACCTGACGGTGCTGTCCGTCATCTCCGTCGCCGCCGCGCTCGCGGCGAAGGATCCGGCCAGCCAGCAGCGCGGCACGGAGCTGACGGACCTGCACGCCGTCCCGGTGGCGGGCGATCCCGCGCTGTCCCCCGAGCACCAGGCCTCAGTCGGCACCACAGCCGGTACCGCAACTGACCCCGATCGCCCCACCGAGAGAACGTCTGAAAGGACGACTGTATGA
- a CDS encoding siderophore-interacting protein: MSTSPSVRSGARPPRQPKPPVLLEVVATERISAHLVRLTLGGPGFSEYQDKDATDKYIKLMFADPALGLTMPYDMEKLRETLPPEKMPVRRTYTVRSVDHDAGTLTVDFVVHGDEGLAGPWAAHAKVGDPVTFGGPGGMYLPDPAADWHLLAGDESAVPAIASALEAMPADAVGLAIIEVAGPEDEVALTAPGGIEVIWLHRGGSFTPESTTLAHAVIEAPWREGDVQVFAHGEREMVKDLRRYLSDVRGVDRRRMSLSAYWAYGRAEEAFQAEKSEPIGQIFPDA; encoded by the coding sequence ATGTCTACGTCCCCCTCCGTGCGCAGTGGTGCCCGTCCTCCGCGCCAGCCCAAGCCGCCAGTCTTGCTCGAGGTGGTCGCCACCGAGCGGATCAGCGCGCACCTGGTGCGCCTGACGCTGGGTGGGCCGGGGTTCTCGGAGTATCAGGACAAGGACGCCACGGACAAGTACATCAAGCTGATGTTCGCGGACCCGGCGCTGGGCCTCACGATGCCCTATGACATGGAGAAACTCCGCGAGACCCTGCCCCCGGAGAAGATGCCCGTGCGCCGCACCTACACGGTGCGGTCCGTGGACCACGACGCCGGCACCCTCACCGTCGATTTCGTGGTGCACGGGGACGAAGGCCTTGCCGGCCCCTGGGCGGCCCACGCGAAGGTCGGTGACCCCGTCACCTTCGGCGGCCCCGGCGGGATGTACCTCCCCGACCCGGCGGCCGACTGGCACTTGCTGGCCGGAGACGAGTCAGCCGTCCCCGCGATCGCCTCCGCCCTGGAGGCCATGCCCGCGGATGCCGTCGGCCTCGCGATCATCGAGGTCGCCGGGCCGGAGGACGAGGTCGCCTTGACCGCCCCGGGCGGCATCGAGGTCATCTGGCTGCACCGCGGCGGTAGCTTCACGCCTGAGTCCACCACGCTGGCCCATGCGGTCATCGAGGCGCCGTGGCGCGAGGGTGATGTCCAGGTGTTCGCCCACGGGGAGCGGGAGATGGTGAAGGACCTGCGCCGGTACCTCTCGGATGTCCGCGGGGTGGACCGGCGGCGGATGTCCCTGTCCGCCTACTGGGCCTACGGCCGCGCCGAAGAGGCCTTCCAGGCCGAGAAGAGTGAGCCGATCGGCCAGATCTTCCCCGACGCGTAA
- a CDS encoding LLM class flavin-dependent oxidoreductase — translation MTRPLLLNAFDMMVPVHQSPGLWRHPESGASGFDTLEYWTGLARTLERGGFASLFLADIPGVYDVYRDSTDATLRGGVQVPLLDPLVVVPAMAAVTERLGFGITASVTYEAPYLLARTFATLDHLTRGRIAWNVVTSYQDSAARNFGMDQQIPHDERYDRADEYLEVMYKLFEGSFEEGAVVADRDRGVFVDPEKVHPVGHRGRFFSVPDQALTHPGPQGTPFLFQAGASKRGQDFALDHAEAIFLIGNTTSLVRQWVDGIRAGLAERGRTRDAIRIFTMVTVVVADTDEEAQARLEGYREFVDIDGALALFGGWTGVDLDGSDPDAPLEYIKTEANQSALAAFTKLSPDRTWTVRDLAEFIAIGGRGPVIAGSPQTVVDELIRWQEATDVDGFNISAAVRPADLERFSDLVSPELRRRGLLPDEPAEGAGVGTLREVILGNGPRLADDHRGAAFRR, via the coding sequence ATGACCCGCCCCCTCCTCCTGAACGCCTTCGACATGATGGTCCCGGTGCACCAGTCCCCGGGCCTGTGGAGGCATCCGGAGTCCGGGGCTTCCGGGTTCGACACCCTGGAGTACTGGACCGGGCTGGCCCGCACCCTGGAACGGGGCGGATTCGCCTCACTCTTCCTGGCGGACATCCCCGGCGTGTATGACGTCTACCGGGACTCCACCGACGCCACGCTGCGCGGCGGCGTGCAGGTTCCGCTGCTGGATCCGCTCGTGGTGGTGCCCGCCATGGCTGCCGTGACCGAGCGCCTCGGCTTCGGGATCACGGCCTCCGTCACCTATGAGGCGCCATACCTGCTGGCCCGTACCTTCGCCACCCTGGACCACCTGACCCGCGGCCGCATTGCCTGGAACGTGGTGACCTCCTACCAGGACTCAGCGGCCCGGAACTTCGGTATGGACCAGCAGATCCCGCATGACGAGCGCTATGACCGTGCGGACGAGTACCTGGAGGTGATGTACAAGCTGTTCGAGGGGTCCTTCGAGGAGGGTGCCGTGGTGGCCGACCGGGACCGCGGCGTCTTCGTGGACCCGGAGAAGGTCCACCCCGTGGGGCACCGTGGCAGGTTCTTCTCCGTGCCGGACCAGGCCCTCACCCACCCCGGACCCCAGGGCACTCCGTTTCTGTTCCAGGCGGGGGCCTCGAAGCGCGGCCAGGACTTCGCCCTGGACCACGCCGAGGCCATCTTCCTGATCGGCAACACCACCTCCCTCGTCCGCCAGTGGGTGGACGGCATCCGCGCCGGACTGGCCGAGCGCGGGCGCACCCGGGACGCCATCCGGATCTTCACCATGGTCACCGTGGTGGTCGCGGACACGGACGAGGAGGCCCAGGCCCGGCTCGAGGGCTACCGGGAGTTTGTGGACATCGACGGCGCTCTGGCCCTGTTCGGCGGATGGACCGGGGTGGACCTGGACGGCTCAGACCCGGACGCCCCGCTGGAGTACATCAAGACCGAGGCGAACCAGTCGGCGCTCGCAGCTTTCACCAAGCTGTCCCCGGACCGGACCTGGACCGTGCGGGACCTCGCCGAGTTCATCGCCATCGGTGGCCGCGGACCGGTGATCGCCGGGTCGCCGCAGACGGTGGTGGACGAGCTGATCCGCTGGCAGGAGGCCACGGACGTGGACGGTTTCAACATCTCGGCGGCCGTCCGCCCAGCGGACCTCGAGCGGTTCTCAGACCTGGTGTCTCCCGAGCTGCGGCGGCGCGGGCTGCTGCCGGACGAGCCGGCCGAGGGGGCCGGCGTCGGGACCCTCCGTGAGGTGATCCTGGGCAACGGCCCACGTCTGGCGGATGACCACCGAGGGGCCGCCTTCCGGCGCTGA
- a CDS encoding heme oxygenase (biliverdin-producing), whose protein sequence is MTTSPAPTLSARVRELTQADHHEAETSAFITDLMGGRRSARDYALLLSQYEHIYHQLEDSVALARVTSPGPVADLFDPALERAPFIRQDLANLLPAAGLDEAPTELPSTRAYVRRIAEVEHDHARLAAHHYLRYLGDLSGGLAIGKMVSRHYGLNPDQLAMYRFEEIEKPKVYKDGYRLKLDSLGLTPEQEEAFIEEASRGFQFNKDMFRDLDGLSRRLAGVAA, encoded by the coding sequence ATGACCACCTCCCCCGCACCGACCCTCTCGGCTCGCGTCCGCGAGCTGACCCAGGCCGACCACCACGAGGCCGAGACCTCTGCGTTCATCACCGATCTCATGGGCGGACGCCGCTCGGCCCGGGACTATGCCCTCCTGCTGTCCCAGTACGAGCACATCTATCACCAGCTGGAGGACTCCGTGGCCCTGGCCCGCGTCACCTCACCGGGCCCCGTGGCGGATCTGTTCGATCCCGCGCTCGAGCGGGCCCCTTTCATCCGGCAGGACCTGGCGAACCTGTTGCCCGCCGCAGGCCTGGACGAGGCCCCCACCGAGTTGCCGTCCACGCGGGCCTACGTGCGGCGCATCGCCGAAGTGGAGCATGATCACGCGCGGCTCGCCGCCCACCACTATTTGCGGTACCTGGGCGATCTCTCCGGCGGTCTGGCCATCGGCAAGATGGTCTCCCGCCACTACGGGCTGAACCCGGACCAGTTGGCCATGTACCGGTTCGAGGAGATCGAGAAGCCCAAGGTCTACAAGGACGGCTACCGGCTGAAGCTGGACTCACTCGGCCTGACGCCGGAGCAGGAGGAGGCCTTCATCGAGGAGGCGTCCCGGGGTTTCCAGTTCAACAAGGACATGTTCCGTGACCTGGACGGGCTGTCCCGGAGGCTGGCCGGCGTCGCCGCCTGA
- a CDS encoding acyl-CoA dehydrogenase, with amino-acid sequence MTATPRTIAAVQPGANLSGGLPTDYAGLKRHFQPLFEDIAAGSLARELNRELPFDAVRSLDEAGFGTLRVPVAHGGPEVSLQDFFHLLIDLAEADSNVAHIYRSHYGFLEALRFQPREVQDVWYPLVLAGATVGNASTEKGGNALGGLNTTLTPTAGGMELNGQKFYATASIFSDYTRVSAARADADGGPLDGRQFAVVATDAEGVVLEDDWDGFGQKLTGTGTATFTKVTVPAHGVLDRVPGSAEAVHEAAFFQLVLLAVLAGIARASRRDAVATIASRKRTFNTGSGLPFREDPLIQEAAGRIAAKAFTAEATVLHAARALDAGITAAEAVGADRPDFTGDVPAELYGSELAIEHATITVPELGIGAAQDLFLTVGASATSTKKAMDRHWRNAQTVATHNPIAFRARSLGDYWINGTLPEGLNAIGDAKGGQG; translated from the coding sequence ATGACCGCGACACCCCGCACCATCGCCGCCGTCCAGCCCGGCGCGAACCTCAGCGGCGGCCTGCCCACGGACTACGCCGGTCTCAAGAGGCACTTCCAGCCGCTCTTCGAGGACATCGCGGCGGGGTCCCTGGCCCGGGAGTTGAACCGCGAGCTGCCCTTCGACGCCGTCCGGAGCCTCGACGAAGCCGGGTTCGGGACCCTGAGGGTCCCCGTGGCCCACGGTGGTCCGGAGGTCAGCCTCCAGGACTTCTTCCACCTGCTGATCGACCTGGCCGAGGCCGATTCCAACGTGGCCCACATCTACCGCTCGCACTACGGTTTCCTCGAGGCCCTCCGCTTCCAGCCGCGGGAGGTCCAGGACGTCTGGTATCCGCTGGTCCTGGCGGGCGCCACGGTGGGCAACGCCTCCACGGAGAAGGGCGGCAATGCGCTGGGCGGTCTGAACACCACGCTGACCCCGACCGCCGGCGGCATGGAGCTCAACGGACAGAAGTTCTACGCCACCGCCTCCATCTTCTCCGACTACACCCGCGTCTCGGCCGCCCGTGCCGACGCCGACGGCGGGCCGCTCGACGGCCGTCAGTTCGCCGTGGTGGCCACCGACGCCGAGGGAGTGGTCCTGGAGGACGACTGGGACGGCTTCGGGCAGAAGCTCACGGGCACCGGAACCGCGACCTTCACGAAGGTCACGGTCCCCGCCCACGGGGTGCTCGACCGCGTGCCGGGCTCCGCCGAGGCCGTTCACGAGGCCGCCTTCTTCCAACTCGTGCTGCTGGCGGTCCTGGCCGGGATCGCCCGCGCCTCCCGCCGGGATGCCGTGGCGACCATCGCCTCCCGCAAACGCACCTTCAACACCGGTTCCGGCCTGCCGTTCCGCGAGGATCCGCTGATCCAGGAGGCCGCCGGACGCATTGCCGCGAAGGCCTTCACCGCCGAGGCCACGGTGCTCCACGCCGCCCGCGCCCTGGACGCCGGCATCACGGCCGCCGAGGCCGTCGGGGCCGACCGCCCGGACTTCACCGGAGACGTCCCCGCCGAGCTCTACGGTTCCGAGCTGGCCATCGAACACGCCACCATCACGGTGCCCGAACTGGGCATCGGAGCCGCCCAGGACCTGTTCCTCACCGTGGGCGCCTCCGCCACGTCCACGAAGAAGGCCATGGACCGCCACTGGCGCAACGCCCAGACCGTGGCCACGCACAACCCCATCGCCTTCCGTGCCCGGTCCCTGGGGGACTACTGGATCAACGGGACCCTGCCCGAGGGCCTCAATGCGATCGGCGATGCGAAGGGCGGCCAGGGCTGA
- a CDS encoding HtaA domain-containing protein has protein sequence MKTPIHRRVLRWVAMATAVLLASFGLTALPASAAPTVSITEVPDGGGQVTVSGSGFSSEAPGIYLGIGPSGLPGFYQGSGSLLEDQTVYVSPTAEVGDSEMGRTERMQADGTFTFTTTLPTEPEGGLAAYTSKAHGQGFADPSQNSITSLTYAEPAPAVPPTLTATEVPAAGGEVAVTGTNFSTEGPGVYLGVAPTSAGGFYAASNSGAISQADTVFVPAARISAEGSFTVTLTAPAGDGTSYSVFSSKAHGQGVGDPSQDAGVVLEFAPAPTPEPTPEPTPTPTDEPSTPTPTPTPTPSDEPSTPAPTPTPTEPSTPAPTPTPTEPSTPAPDNGAPRVTASAPDNGTVTVNGAGFSTAAPGIYVGLGEAGQAGFYQASSAGVLVEGQTVAVATEYENGSIDMGRTAKLNADGSFSLSVTLPSGADASDYAIYTSKAHGQGRTDTSQDVIVRLSNSAPSEGSGTPGAGEDNSGATPAPVPTSPNASGGQGAGSGTGNSTDNGGDDQLAAADTKPVYKTVCAANEVSGATLNWGLKSSFRNYIRGGIAQGGWTLGGGASYAGSSFTFGGGNGSYAKDSRTGTVTFGGSVHFTGHDGVLDMNLSNLRFRQTSPSSAEIVADVKSSSMEGDGFSRSNVTFATVNTSNLSVGQNSISLNGASATLTASGAEAFAGFYEAGTALDPISVTLPLGEGTDCQQVLVKDGTGQYATGQEPGSVQLASTGAETTGLIAAGGGLLALGALALVLARRQQGSHAA, from the coding sequence ATGAAGACCCCCATTCACCGACGCGTCCTGCGCTGGGTGGCCATGGCCACCGCAGTGCTGCTCGCCTCTTTCGGGCTCACGGCTCTGCCCGCCAGCGCCGCCCCCACCGTCTCCATCACCGAGGTTCCCGACGGCGGCGGCCAGGTCACCGTCTCGGGTTCCGGTTTCTCGTCCGAGGCCCCCGGCATCTACCTCGGCATCGGCCCCAGCGGCCTGCCCGGCTTCTACCAGGGCAGCGGCAGCCTTCTGGAGGACCAGACCGTCTACGTCAGCCCCACCGCTGAGGTGGGCGACTCCGAGATGGGCCGTACTGAGCGGATGCAGGCCGACGGCACCTTCACCTTCACGACCACGCTGCCCACCGAGCCCGAAGGTGGTCTGGCCGCCTACACCTCGAAGGCCCATGGTCAGGGCTTCGCCGATCCCTCACAGAACTCCATCACCTCGCTCACGTACGCAGAGCCGGCCCCGGCCGTCCCGCCGACGCTGACCGCCACGGAGGTGCCCGCGGCCGGCGGTGAGGTCGCGGTGACCGGCACCAATTTCTCCACGGAGGGCCCCGGCGTCTACCTGGGCGTGGCCCCGACCTCCGCCGGCGGTTTCTACGCCGCCTCGAACTCAGGGGCCATCAGCCAGGCTGACACGGTGTTCGTCCCCGCTGCGCGGATCTCCGCCGAGGGTTCCTTCACGGTCACCCTCACGGCCCCCGCAGGCGACGGCACCTCGTACTCCGTGTTCTCTTCCAAGGCCCATGGCCAAGGCGTCGGCGACCCGTCCCAGGACGCCGGCGTCGTGTTGGAGTTCGCCCCCGCTCCGACTCCGGAGCCGACGCCGGAACCCACGCCGACCCCGACGGATGAGCCGTCCACTCCGACCCCGACGCCGACGCCGACCCCGAGTGATGAGCCGTCCACCCCGGCTCCGACGCCGACGCCGACGGAGCCGTCCACCCCGGCTCCGACGCCGACGCCGACGGAGCCGTCCACCCCGGCTCCGGACAACGGCGCCCCCCGGGTCACCGCCTCCGCACCGGACAACGGCACGGTCACCGTCAATGGCGCGGGCTTCTCCACCGCGGCGCCCGGCATCTACGTGGGACTCGGCGAGGCCGGACAGGCCGGCTTCTACCAGGCCTCCTCCGCTGGCGTCCTCGTGGAGGGGCAGACCGTGGCCGTTGCCACGGAATACGAGAACGGGTCGATCGACATGGGCCGCACCGCCAAGCTCAACGCGGACGGCTCGTTCTCCCTGTCGGTGACCCTGCCCTCCGGCGCTGATGCCTCCGACTATGCGATCTACACGTCGAAGGCCCACGGCCAGGGGCGCACGGACACCTCCCAGGACGTGATCGTGCGGCTGTCCAACAGCGCGCCCTCGGAAGGCTCCGGCACCCCCGGTGCCGGTGAGGACAACAGCGGCGCCACCCCGGCACCGGTCCCGACGTCCCCGAATGCCTCCGGCGGCCAGGGGGCCGGCAGCGGGACCGGCAACTCGACCGACAACGGCGGCGACGACCAGCTTGCGGCGGCTGACACCAAGCCGGTCTACAAGACCGTCTGCGCGGCCAACGAGGTATCCGGTGCCACCCTGAACTGGGGGCTCAAGTCCTCCTTCCGCAACTACATCCGCGGCGGCATCGCCCAGGGCGGCTGGACCCTCGGCGGCGGCGCGTCCTACGCGGGCAGCTCCTTCACCTTCGGTGGCGGCAATGGCTCCTATGCCAAGGACTCCCGCACCGGCACCGTGACCTTCGGCGGTTCCGTGCACTTCACCGGGCATGACGGCGTGCTGGACATGAACCTGTCCAACCTCCGGTTCCGTCAAACGAGCCCCTCGTCCGCGGAGATCGTCGCGGACGTGAAGTCCTCGTCCATGGAGGGCGACGGCTTCAGCCGCAGCAACGTCACCTTCGCCACCGTGAACACCTCGAACCTGTCCGTCGGTCAGAACAGCATCTCGCTCAACGGTGCCAGTGCCACCCTGACGGCTTCCGGGGCGGAGGCCTTCGCGGGCTTCTACGAGGCCGGTACCGCGCTGGATCCGATCAGTGTGACCTTGCCGTTGGGCGAGGGCACGGACTGCCAGCAGGTCCTGGTCAAGGACGGAACCGGCCAGTACGCCACCGGTCAGGAGCCCGGCTCGGTGCAGCTGGCCTCCACCGGCGCTGAGACCACCGGGCTGATCGCAGCGGGCGGCGGGCTTCTTGCCCTCGGCGCTCTGGCCCTGGTCCTGGCCCGCCGTCAGCAGGGCAGCCACGCCGCCTGA